From the Chloroflexus aurantiacus J-10-fl genome, one window contains:
- a CDS encoding ABC transporter ATP-binding protein yields the protein MTTEYRGRPIVELRNIRKTFPTGDGEFVALDDISLTIEEGEMVAIMGPSGSGKSTLMTLIGLLDSPTSGEYILDGVDVSRLNRQEQARIRNRKLGFVFQNFNLLPRLTAQKNVELPLVYGRVGARERAERARAALEAVGLGHKLNNLPNTLSGGQKQRVAIARALVHDPAIILADEPTGALDTRTGAEIMALFRQLNREQGRTIVIVTHDPEIGRHMDRVIGLRDGRLVDNILSEYYGVEVLEEVERSRDLEPVPVPVRRQPTDEAA from the coding sequence GTGACGACTGAATATCGAGGCCGGCCAATTGTTGAGTTGCGCAATATTCGCAAGACGTTCCCAACCGGCGATGGCGAATTTGTTGCGCTGGACGATATTAGCCTGACAATTGAAGAGGGCGAGATGGTCGCCATTATGGGGCCATCGGGGAGTGGTAAGAGTACGCTGATGACGCTGATCGGGTTGCTCGACAGCCCGACAAGTGGCGAGTATATCCTCGATGGCGTTGATGTCTCGCGCCTGAACCGCCAGGAACAGGCCCGGATTCGCAATCGGAAACTGGGCTTCGTCTTCCAGAACTTTAATCTGTTGCCCCGTCTGACGGCGCAGAAAAATGTTGAGTTGCCACTGGTGTATGGTCGGGTCGGCGCGCGCGAACGGGCCGAACGGGCGCGCGCAGCTCTGGAAGCGGTCGGTCTGGGCCACAAGCTCAATAACCTGCCCAACACCCTGTCGGGCGGGCAGAAGCAGCGGGTGGCGATTGCGCGGGCACTGGTGCATGATCCGGCGATTATTCTGGCCGACGAGCCAACCGGTGCCCTCGATACACGCACCGGGGCCGAGATTATGGCGCTCTTTCGCCAGCTCAATCGCGAACAGGGGCGAACTATCGTGATTGTTACCCACGATCCGGAGATTGGCCGGCACATGGATCGGGTGATCGGTCTGCGTGACGGACGCCTGGTTGACAATATCTTGAGCGAATACTACGGGGTTGAGGTGCTGGAGGAGGTTGAGCGGAGTCGTGATCTGGAGCCGGTACCGGTTCCGGTGCGGCGTCAGCCAACCGACGAGGCCGCCTGA
- a CDS encoding ABC transporter permease, whose translation MLTELIAMAFDSLRANKFRSLLTMLGVIIGAGTLVAVLSLGNALQGQVFEQFVDLGTRRIAVTPGDPRAKGARDVPGYGLLSIQDFQVLNQLVADRPDLFRAIAPEITVSTQARAGTVALQTLLVGTSADYPQVQRTPMLHGRFLTPADEATGARVGVLGWLVARDLFGTDKEALRNVIGQTIEVNGQPIEIIGIINENGGPFSTDGRIFTPVSTMRLRLIGDLDLPGRGLQMSSILLGLQSEQQVNEAVALIERTLRAARNVPADAINDFDLQTPTQALNVLAGISTAITGFIAVVAGISLVVGGIGIMNIMLVAVTERTREIGVRKALGASDGDVLGQFVMEAVALSLVGSIIGVIGAIGIVWLISTVSGIATGISWIGIVLALTFASVIGIGFGYYPARRAALLPPIEALRYE comes from the coding sequence ATGCTCACTGAGTTAATTGCAATGGCGTTTGACAGCCTGCGCGCTAATAAATTTCGCTCGTTACTGACCATGCTCGGCGTCATCATCGGCGCGGGGACACTGGTTGCAGTGTTGTCACTGGGTAACGCCTTGCAGGGGCAGGTCTTTGAACAGTTTGTCGATCTGGGTACCCGCCGGATTGCCGTGACGCCGGGCGATCCGCGGGCGAAGGGTGCCCGTGATGTGCCCGGCTACGGTCTGCTCTCGATCCAGGATTTTCAGGTGTTGAATCAACTGGTTGCTGACCGTCCTGATCTGTTTCGGGCGATTGCGCCAGAAATCACGGTCAGCACCCAGGCGCGGGCCGGTACGGTCGCTTTGCAGACCCTGCTGGTTGGCACCAGTGCTGACTATCCCCAGGTTCAGCGCACACCGATGCTGCACGGTCGGTTTTTAACCCCCGCCGATGAAGCAACCGGAGCGCGGGTTGGGGTGCTGGGCTGGCTGGTGGCCCGTGATCTCTTCGGCACCGACAAAGAGGCGTTGCGGAATGTTATTGGGCAAACGATTGAGGTGAACGGCCAGCCGATTGAGATTATCGGCATTATCAACGAAAACGGCGGGCCGTTCTCGACCGATGGCCGCATTTTTACCCCGGTAAGCACCATGCGGCTGCGGCTGATCGGCGATCTTGACCTGCCGGGGCGCGGGTTGCAAATGAGCAGTATCCTGCTCGGCTTGCAGAGTGAACAGCAGGTCAACGAAGCGGTGGCCTTGATCGAACGCACGTTGCGGGCGGCGCGGAATGTTCCCGCCGATGCCATCAACGACTTTGATCTCCAGACCCCCACGCAGGCGCTGAACGTGCTGGCCGGCATCAGTACCGCGATTACCGGTTTCATTGCCGTAGTCGCCGGGATCAGTCTGGTCGTTGGTGGCATTGGCATTATGAACATCATGCTGGTCGCGGTCACCGAACGCACCCGCGAGATTGGGGTACGCAAGGCACTGGGGGCCAGTGATGGCGATGTGCTTGGTCAGTTTGTGATGGAAGCGGTGGCGCTGAGTCTGGTGGGCAGTATAATCGGTGTGATCGGCGCAATCGGCATTGTCTGGCTGATCAGCACGGTGAGCGGCATTGCCACCGGCATCTCGTGGATCGGCATCGTGCTGGCCCTGACCTTCGCGTCGGTGATCGGGATCGGGTTCGGCTACTACCCGGCCCGCCGGGCCGCACTGTTGCCGCCGATTGAGGCGTTGCGGTATGAGTGA
- a CDS encoding ribonuclease J has translation MAKQRLRVIPLGGAGEVGRNMWVVEYGDDIVILDCGVMFPDADMLGVDLVLPDITYLREKTDHIRGILLTHGHEDHIGAVPHLIADLGFPPIYGTKLTLGLLGNRLREHRLHDKVTTVQINERVPFQVGQFNVEAFHIAHSIPDAVGFAITTPAGLLVYLTDWKLDHTPVDGRPTDLEKIAELGNRKPLVLVTDCVRVESKGYTPSEATVGEAFDNIFATAPGRIIVATFASNISRVQQVIDSAEAYGRKVMLAGRSMETNARIAFELGYLRADESTIIRPHEMSAYPDEEIAIVCTGSQGEPMSALNRMANRDYPNVKIKPGDTVVLSATPIPGNEVSVNKVINNLFKLGADVIYGPEARVHVSGHAAQEELKLVLALLRPSYIVPFHGDYRHLMLYRKLATTIGAVPDSERVLLAEGGTIMEFSPGFGKITGKAPVGYIYVDGTTVGDVGNVVVRDRQLLAKDGMLIVVVSIDSATGQLVAGPDVVSRGFVYMRQSQDLIEATKETVRAALANRNGSNPVDAAYINRKIRDVVSEFLYRETRRRPMVLPMVMEV, from the coding sequence ATGGCCAAACAACGTCTCCGTGTGATTCCACTCGGTGGCGCCGGGGAGGTCGGTCGGAACATGTGGGTGGTCGAGTATGGCGATGACATCGTCATTCTTGACTGTGGTGTCATGTTTCCCGATGCCGATATGCTCGGTGTTGATCTCGTGTTGCCCGACATTACCTACTTACGCGAGAAGACGGATCATATTCGCGGTATTCTCCTCACCCACGGTCACGAAGACCATATCGGCGCCGTGCCACATCTGATCGCCGATTTAGGTTTTCCACCGATCTACGGTACCAAACTGACCCTGGGCCTGCTTGGCAATCGGTTGCGCGAACATCGTTTGCACGATAAGGTGACGACCGTTCAAATCAATGAACGGGTGCCGTTTCAGGTTGGTCAGTTCAATGTCGAAGCCTTCCACATTGCCCACTCCATCCCCGATGCAGTCGGGTTTGCCATTACCACACCTGCCGGTCTGCTGGTCTACCTGACCGACTGGAAGCTCGATCACACGCCGGTTGATGGCCGACCAACCGATCTGGAGAAGATTGCCGAACTTGGTAATCGCAAGCCGCTGGTGCTGGTAACCGATTGTGTACGGGTTGAATCAAAAGGCTACACCCCCAGTGAAGCGACTGTTGGTGAAGCCTTTGATAATATCTTCGCTACCGCACCGGGCCGGATCATTGTCGCAACCTTCGCCTCAAACATCAGTCGAGTGCAGCAGGTAATCGACTCGGCAGAGGCGTATGGCCGTAAAGTGATGCTGGCCGGGCGGAGTATGGAGACCAATGCCCGCATCGCCTTCGAGTTAGGCTATTTGCGGGCCGATGAGAGCACCATCATCCGTCCGCACGAAATGTCGGCCTACCCCGACGAGGAGATTGCCATCGTCTGCACCGGTAGCCAGGGTGAGCCAATGTCGGCCCTTAACCGCATGGCCAACCGTGACTATCCGAATGTCAAGATCAAACCCGGCGACACCGTAGTGCTCTCGGCTACGCCGATTCCCGGCAACGAGGTGAGTGTCAATAAGGTGATCAACAACCTCTTCAAGCTGGGGGCTGATGTGATTTATGGCCCTGAAGCACGGGTCCACGTCTCCGGGCACGCCGCGCAGGAAGAGTTGAAGCTGGTGCTGGCGTTGCTGCGCCCCAGTTACATTGTGCCCTTCCACGGCGACTATCGCCACCTGATGCTTTACCGCAAGCTGGCGACAACAATTGGCGCGGTGCCCGACAGTGAGCGGGTGCTGCTGGCCGAAGGGGGCACGATTATGGAGTTCTCCCCCGGCTTCGGTAAGATTACCGGCAAGGCCCCGGTTGGGTATATCTACGTTGATGGTACGACGGTTGGTGATGTGGGCAATGTGGTTGTCCGTGATCGCCAGTTGCTGGCTAAAGACGGTATGCTGATCGTGGTGGTGAGCATTGATAGCGCCACCGGTCAGCTCGTTGCCGGGCCAGACGTGGTCTCGCGTGGCTTCGTCTATATGCGCCAGAGCCAGGATTTGATCGAGGCCACCAAAGAAACGGTGCGCGCTGCCCTGGCCAACCGCAATGGCAGCAACCCGGTGGACGCAGCCTACATCAATCGCAAAATTCGCGATGTGGTGAGCGAATTCCTCTACCGCGAGACGCGGCGGCGGCCAATGGTACTGCCGATGGTTATGGAAGTGTGA
- the dcd gene encoding dCTP deaminase, with the protein MPIKSDRWIRRMALEHGMIEPFVDHQVRRGVISYGLTSYGYDMRVTDHFKVFTNVYNALVDPKQFDPRSFVDIRADYVDIPPNSFALAQSLEYFRIPRTVSCIVIGKSSYARCGIIINVTPLEPEWEGHVTIEISNTTPLPARIYAHEGIGQVLFLESDEPCEVSYADKKGKYQGQTGIVLPRIDP; encoded by the coding sequence ATGCCAATTAAATCAGATCGCTGGATTCGCCGTATGGCACTCGAACACGGCATGATTGAGCCGTTCGTTGATCACCAGGTACGCCGGGGGGTCATCTCGTATGGTCTGACCTCGTATGGTTACGACATGCGCGTCACCGACCACTTCAAAGTCTTCACCAATGTCTACAACGCCCTTGTCGATCCGAAGCAATTTGATCCGCGCTCCTTTGTTGATATTCGTGCCGATTACGTCGATATTCCACCGAACTCGTTTGCGCTGGCGCAATCGCTGGAGTATTTTCGCATTCCCCGCACGGTGAGTTGTATCGTGATCGGCAAATCGTCGTATGCCCGCTGCGGCATCATCATCAACGTTACCCCGCTCGAACCGGAATGGGAAGGCCATGTCACGATTGAAATTAGCAACACGACCCCGCTCCCGGCGCGCATCTACGCGCACGAGGGCATTGGGCAGGTCTTGTTCCTGGAGAGTGACGAGCCGTGCGAGGTGTCGTATGCCGACAAGAAGGGTAAATATCAGGGACAGACGGGGATCGTGCTGCCGCGGATCGATCCGTAA
- a CDS encoding NAD(P)/FAD-dependent oxidoreductase: MQVLVIGGGVAGLVCARTLHRKGYEVTLIEATDGLGGRVRSDQVDGFILDRGFQVLFTAYPAVQRQLQLAALDLRAFDPGAIVVWQGRHFVLTDPLRDRDPAALAGAVLAPVVPFSDKLRTLQVALRMRRHTIDDLLAGPDRTTIEELRALGFSTQMIDRFFRPFFGGIFLDRSLQTSAKCFRFNFKMMSDGETVVPNRGMGAIAEQLATDLRTAGRIRLNTRAVALVEESGRVCGVRLADGSTMMADAVVLATPAPETARLSGLPMPEGQLGSACVWLATRQPLYRGKKLILNADEKAFVNTLAPMSAVAPGYAPTGWHLYAAAILGVPEQDDSTVVARAMVDLNRMFINEATATTALANARILRVDRIPFSQFRQPPGLHPNLPDNRTERRGLYLAGEVTEASSINAALLSGERCAEAIQADLPR; the protein is encoded by the coding sequence ATGCAGGTACTTGTTATCGGCGGCGGTGTCGCCGGTCTGGTGTGTGCGCGGACACTCCACCGCAAGGGGTATGAGGTAACTCTGATCGAAGCCACCGATGGTCTCGGTGGCCGGGTGCGTTCTGATCAGGTTGATGGCTTTATCCTCGACCGTGGCTTTCAGGTGCTCTTTACCGCGTATCCGGCGGTACAACGGCAACTTCAGCTCGCGGCGTTAGACCTGCGGGCATTCGATCCAGGCGCGATTGTCGTCTGGCAAGGCCGTCACTTCGTGTTAACCGATCCACTCCGGGATCGCGATCCTGCGGCACTGGCCGGAGCTGTACTGGCACCGGTCGTTCCCTTCAGCGATAAACTCCGCACCCTCCAGGTGGCGTTGCGCATGCGCCGGCACACGATTGATGACCTGCTGGCCGGCCCGGACCGCACCACGATTGAAGAGTTACGGGCACTGGGGTTTAGTACCCAGATGATTGACCGCTTCTTCCGCCCCTTCTTCGGCGGCATCTTTCTGGATCGTTCGCTACAAACCAGCGCCAAGTGCTTCCGGTTCAACTTCAAGATGATGAGCGACGGTGAGACGGTGGTGCCGAATCGGGGGATGGGCGCAATTGCCGAACAGCTCGCTACTGACTTGCGCACAGCCGGACGCATACGGCTCAATACACGGGCGGTGGCATTGGTAGAGGAATCTGGCAGGGTGTGCGGCGTGCGTCTCGCCGACGGCAGTACAATGATGGCCGACGCCGTCGTCCTGGCGACCCCGGCCCCCGAAACAGCCCGCCTCAGCGGTTTACCGATGCCGGAAGGCCAGCTCGGTTCGGCGTGTGTCTGGCTGGCCACCCGCCAGCCGCTGTATCGGGGCAAGAAGCTGATCCTGAATGCCGACGAAAAAGCCTTTGTCAACACCCTTGCCCCCATGAGTGCAGTGGCACCGGGCTATGCGCCCACCGGCTGGCATCTCTACGCCGCAGCGATCCTCGGCGTTCCCGAACAGGACGACAGCACGGTCGTCGCCCGCGCGATGGTCGATCTGAATCGCATGTTCATCAACGAAGCCACAGCCACCACTGCGCTGGCGAATGCCCGTATCCTGCGGGTTGACCGGATTCCGTTCAGTCAGTTCCGCCAACCACCCGGCCTGCACCCCAACCTGCCCGACAACCGAACCGAACGGCGTGGTCTGTATCTGGCCGGGGAAGTGACGGAAGCCAGTAGCATCAATGCTGCCCTGCTCAGTGGCGAACGTTGCGCAGAGGCGATCCAGGCCGATCTACCACGCTGA
- a CDS encoding glycosyltransferase family 4 protein, with protein sequence MRVVMLSKAVVAGAYQRKLEEIARLGVELTVLTPDGWREPRVGLIPLERRFTDGYTLLTVPIVWNGHHHIHFYPGLRPLLARLRPQVFHIDEESFNLATFLAMRVGLAVGARCCFYNWANIDRRYPPPFSWFERYNLRHAAHAIAGNQEAAAILRRHGYKGPLSIIPQFGVDPDLFTPRDAERRRSTFIVGYVGRLVPEKGVADLVQALAGLPSSVRLRLIGDGIERTRLQKLAAELGVSERLEIRPAVSSTAVPAAMRDLDVLVLPSRTQANWKEQFGRVLIEAMSCGVPVIGSTCGEIPHVIGDAGIVFPEGDVAALQSALMRLIEHPDLWHDLSRRGRQRVLDSFTQAAIARRHVAVYEEMAR encoded by the coding sequence ATGCGTGTTGTCATGCTCTCGAAGGCCGTGGTCGCCGGGGCCTACCAGCGCAAGCTGGAGGAGATCGCTCGCCTTGGGGTAGAGTTGACCGTTCTGACCCCAGACGGCTGGCGTGAACCGCGGGTTGGACTTATCCCTCTTGAACGGCGCTTCACCGACGGCTATACCCTGCTCACAGTGCCTATTGTCTGGAATGGTCATCATCATATTCATTTCTACCCCGGCTTACGTCCGCTGCTCGCCCGCCTGCGGCCACAGGTCTTCCACATTGATGAAGAGAGTTTTAACCTCGCTACCTTTCTGGCCATGCGGGTCGGACTGGCGGTCGGTGCACGGTGCTGTTTCTACAACTGGGCCAACATTGATCGGCGCTACCCACCACCGTTCTCCTGGTTTGAACGCTACAACCTGCGCCACGCCGCGCACGCGATTGCCGGGAACCAGGAAGCGGCAGCCATTTTACGCCGTCACGGCTACAAAGGGCCGCTCAGCATTATCCCCCAGTTTGGGGTTGATCCCGACCTCTTCACGCCACGTGATGCAGAGCGCCGGCGCTCAACCTTTATTGTCGGCTACGTTGGCCGGCTGGTGCCGGAAAAAGGGGTAGCCGATCTGGTGCAGGCGCTGGCCGGTCTGCCGTCCAGTGTCCGGCTGCGGCTGATCGGTGATGGGATCGAGCGCACACGCTTGCAAAAACTGGCGGCAGAACTGGGGGTGAGCGAGCGGCTTGAGATCAGGCCGGCAGTGAGCAGTACTGCGGTGCCGGCAGCGATGCGTGATCTTGATGTGCTGGTCTTGCCGTCGCGCACACAGGCCAACTGGAAAGAGCAGTTTGGGCGGGTATTGATTGAAGCGATGAGCTGTGGCGTGCCGGTGATTGGATCGACGTGTGGCGAAATCCCGCACGTTATCGGCGACGCCGGGATCGTCTTTCCCGAAGGCGATGTCGCTGCGTTGCAGTCAGCACTTATGCGCTTGATCGAACATCCCGATCTCTGGCACGACCTGAGCCGGCGCGGACGGCAACGGGTGCTGGATTCGTTCACACAGGCAGCCATCGCCCGTCGTCACGTCGCCGTCTACGAGGAGATGGCGCGATGA
- a CDS encoding efflux RND transporter periplasmic adaptor subunit, producing the protein MSTLPQSRPRFGLPRLPWPVWIAAGLLIAVIATVVVRFTAASTADPLAGLSLAPVTRGDLRLTVNATGSVEPNQTAELSLTLGGRVQEVLVTVGQQVAAGDPLLRLDDRQLRADVAAAEAAVALAQADLQALRERATPEQRAEAEALVAAAQAGLAQTQTNVTPADIAAAQAAVTEARERLQKLLNGATNEQRVRAEAALVQAQAELERQRDLLSAAKSEALARVEAQANALRNAQSAYSDAYWNWEHVKANGTDPRTGRSLNETEQRDFERAFERAARTLADAESALAQAQIAYQTAVQNEVSGLAAAEARVASAKADLDAILAGPDSDAIAAARAQLARAEAELARLTGAARQNAIAAQQAQLAAAQARLAQLTADPRASDLARAEARLAQAQAQLEAARIRLEEATLRAPFAGVVAAVNVSAGEAVSGQTPIVLIDVSRYLVKVTVDEVDVARVAPGQPVEVTVDALQGPPFRGEVVNIEPLPAGTSAVTAYRVTVAFDPSGQPVRAGMTTTAAIIAATRSNVLQVPVTALRNEGAKTMVQVVTTDENGQRTISERAVLVGLQANGLVEIKSGLAEGEQVVVR; encoded by the coding sequence ATGAGCACGTTACCCCAGTCTCGACCGCGTTTTGGTTTACCCCGTCTCCCCTGGCCGGTGTGGATTGCGGCCGGCCTTTTGATTGCAGTTATCGCGACGGTTGTTGTTCGTTTCACTGCCGCATCGACGGCCGATCCGCTGGCCGGTCTCAGTCTGGCCCCGGTAACCCGTGGCGATTTGCGGTTGACCGTTAATGCTACCGGTTCGGTTGAACCGAACCAGACCGCTGAGTTGAGCCTGACGCTCGGTGGTCGGGTGCAAGAGGTGCTGGTGACGGTCGGGCAGCAGGTTGCGGCGGGTGATCCGTTGCTGCGCCTTGATGACCGCCAGTTGCGGGCCGATGTGGCAGCGGCTGAGGCAGCCGTTGCTCTGGCTCAGGCCGATTTGCAGGCGCTACGCGAGCGGGCAACGCCCGAACAACGGGCTGAGGCCGAGGCGCTGGTCGCCGCTGCTCAGGCCGGGCTGGCGCAGACGCAGACCAATGTGACGCCGGCAGATATTGCGGCTGCGCAGGCTGCGGTGACCGAAGCCCGTGAGCGTTTGCAGAAGTTGCTGAACGGGGCTACGAATGAGCAACGGGTGCGCGCTGAAGCAGCTCTGGTGCAGGCCCAGGCCGAACTTGAGCGGCAGCGCGACCTGCTCTCGGCGGCTAAATCTGAGGCCCTGGCACGAGTAGAAGCTCAGGCCAATGCTTTGCGTAACGCTCAGAGTGCATACAGTGATGCCTACTGGAATTGGGAGCATGTGAAGGCAAATGGTACCGATCCGCGCACTGGACGCTCTCTCAATGAGACCGAGCAGCGCGATTTTGAACGCGCGTTCGAGCGAGCGGCACGAACATTGGCCGATGCAGAATCTGCATTAGCCCAGGCCCAAATCGCGTATCAGACGGCGGTGCAAAATGAGGTGAGTGGTCTGGCGGCGGCTGAGGCACGGGTAGCCAGCGCAAAAGCCGATCTCGATGCTATTCTGGCCGGCCCTGACAGCGATGCCATTGCGGCGGCCCGGGCGCAACTGGCGCGGGCCGAGGCCGAGCTGGCCCGTCTGACCGGTGCGGCACGGCAGAATGCGATTGCTGCCCAGCAGGCACAACTCGCTGCGGCGCAAGCCCGTCTTGCCCAATTGACTGCCGATCCACGCGCCAGCGATCTGGCCCGCGCCGAAGCTCGCCTGGCCCAGGCTCAGGCGCAACTCGAAGCGGCCCGCATCCGCCTGGAAGAGGCTACGCTGCGCGCACCATTTGCCGGTGTGGTGGCCGCTGTGAATGTTTCGGCGGGTGAAGCGGTCAGTGGTCAGACCCCGATTGTCCTGATTGATGTCAGTCGCTATCTGGTGAAAGTGACGGTTGATGAAGTTGATGTGGCGCGGGTTGCGCCTGGGCAGCCGGTAGAGGTGACCGTTGATGCTCTGCAGGGGCCGCCATTCCGCGGTGAGGTGGTGAACATCGAGCCGCTTCCCGCCGGTACCAGTGCCGTTACCGCTTATCGCGTGACCGTTGCCTTTGATCCGTCCGGTCAACCGGTGCGTGCCGGGATGACCACCACGGCTGCGATTATTGCCGCCACGCGCAGCAATGTCTTGCAGGTGCCGGTGACTGCTCTTCGCAATGAAGGTGCCAAGACCATGGTTCAGGTTGTCACCACCGATGAAAATGGGCAGCGCACCATCAGCGAGCGGGCCGTCCTGGTTGGATTGCAGGCCAACGGTCTGGTCGAAATCAAGAGTGGTCTGGCCGAAGGCGAGCAGGTTGTTGTGCGCTAA
- the serC gene encoding 3-phosphoserine/phosphohydroxythreonine transaminase → MIHNFNPGPAALPPDVIARAQAELADYHGCGMSVLEISHRSKEYEAINAAAEANLKALLGLGDDYRVLFMQGGASMQFALIPLNLLPAGATAEYIVTGTWGEKAYEEAQRVGAVRLLASTAADGYRSLPSIDAITPDPQAAYLHLTTNETIQGVQWPAELPDLGSVPLVADMSSDFLSRPFPAQRFALIYAGAQKNLGPAGVTVVVIRQDMIERGRKDLPVIMRYATFAKNNSLYNTPPVFAVYMVNLVLEWIKDQGGLAAMAERNARKAALVYAAIDGSDGFYSGHAVPAARSLMNVTFRLPTPELEKQFLNEAQAAGMVGLAGHRSVGGIRASLYNAVAPESAAALADFMQDFAKRHG, encoded by the coding sequence ATGATTCACAACTTCAATCCCGGCCCGGCAGCGTTGCCGCCTGACGTAATCGCACGTGCGCAGGCGGAACTGGCTGATTACCACGGCTGTGGGATGTCCGTTCTTGAAATAAGTCATCGCAGCAAGGAATACGAGGCAATCAATGCGGCAGCGGAAGCCAATCTGAAGGCGCTGCTGGGTCTGGGTGACGATTATCGCGTGTTGTTTATGCAGGGCGGCGCCTCGATGCAATTTGCCCTGATCCCGCTCAACCTGTTGCCTGCCGGTGCCACTGCTGAGTATATCGTCACCGGTACCTGGGGCGAGAAGGCGTATGAAGAGGCGCAGCGGGTCGGTGCGGTGCGGTTGCTGGCAAGCACAGCCGCCGATGGCTACCGCAGTTTGCCGTCCATCGATGCCATTACGCCTGACCCACAGGCGGCCTATCTCCACCTTACCACTAACGAGACGATTCAGGGGGTGCAGTGGCCGGCTGAGCTGCCCGATCTCGGTTCGGTACCGCTGGTCGCCGATATGAGCAGTGATTTTCTCTCGCGGCCATTCCCGGCGCAGCGCTTCGCGCTGATCTACGCCGGTGCGCAGAAGAACCTGGGGCCGGCGGGTGTTACTGTGGTCGTGATTCGGCAGGATATGATCGAGCGCGGACGCAAAGACCTGCCGGTCATTATGCGCTATGCCACGTTCGCCAAAAACAATTCGCTTTACAACACGCCACCCGTCTTTGCGGTGTATATGGTGAATCTGGTGTTGGAGTGGATCAAGGATCAGGGTGGATTGGCGGCGATGGCCGAACGGAACGCCCGCAAGGCGGCACTGGTCTACGCCGCGATTGATGGTAGCGATGGCTTCTACAGCGGTCACGCGGTGCCGGCAGCACGTTCGCTGATGAATGTAACCTTCCGTCTGCCCACGCCCGAACTGGAAAAGCAATTTCTGAATGAAGCCCAGGCCGCCGGGATGGTCGGGCTGGCCGGTCATCGTTCGGTAGGCGGCATTCGCGCATCGCTGTACAACGCGGTCGCGCCGGAGTCGGCGGCAGCCCTGGCCGACTTTATGCAAGACTTCGCCAAACGCCATGGATGA
- a CDS encoding VOC family protein, whose amino-acid sequence MDEHPYAAAITFIPVTDLQASARCYADALGLPLVLDQGGIHIYRVARGGYLGLCQRTEPAIADDRLILTIVSSEVDAIYERLVAAGIATDGPPRENPRYRIYHFFARDPDGYRLEVQRFLHPFDEG is encoded by the coding sequence ATGGATGAGCATCCTTACGCGGCAGCCATCACCTTCATCCCGGTCACCGATTTGCAGGCGAGTGCACGGTGTTACGCCGATGCACTCGGCCTGCCGCTGGTGCTGGATCAGGGTGGGATTCATATCTACCGGGTAGCGCGGGGTGGTTACCTCGGTTTGTGTCAGCGCACTGAGCCGGCGATTGCCGATGACCGTCTCATCCTGACGATTGTCAGCAGCGAGGTTGATGCAATCTACGAGCGGCTGGTTGCCGCCGGTATTGCCACCGACGGCCCACCGCGCGAAAACCCGCGCTATCGCATCTACCACTTCTTTGCCCGCGATCCCGATGGCTATCGGCTAGAAGTGCAGCGGTTTCTCCATCCGTTCGACGAGGGTTGA
- a CDS encoding SH3 domain-containing protein: MINYGSKKDEGEAGKGVGEALRSMSDQIGRQAQEIKRLQEALEAAQQDAAAAEQARKALAEAEARLAQMEAELKRLRDQQATASTGGKTVSPTASATDIGGAIGALGSSGVVKIGPSTPAATPTTGGLQVGGVAYVQKAGGKNLRLRSAPGLDSTVLDGLPPGTQLTLLAGPQEKDGYPWWQIRTTDGREGWVAGTELVTSPEG; this comes from the coding sequence ATGATCAACTATGGCAGCAAGAAGGACGAGGGCGAGGCGGGCAAGGGGGTCGGCGAAGCACTGCGTTCGATGAGCGATCAGATCGGTCGCCAGGCGCAAGAGATTAAGCGGTTGCAGGAAGCACTTGAGGCAGCGCAGCAGGATGCCGCAGCCGCCGAACAGGCTCGCAAGGCATTGGCCGAGGCCGAAGCACGGCTGGCGCAGATGGAGGCTGAACTAAAACGGTTGCGCGATCAACAGGCCACAGCCAGTACCGGCGGCAAAACAGTGAGTCCAACGGCGTCCGCCACCGACATCGGTGGGGCCATCGGTGCGCTGGGCAGCAGTGGCGTGGTCAAGATCGGCCCCAGCACCCCGGCAGCCACCCCCACAACCGGCGGCTTACAGGTTGGTGGTGTGGCGTATGTGCAGAAGGCCGGCGGCAAGAATCTGCGCCTGCGCAGCGCCCCTGGCCTCGACTCAACCGTCCTCGACGGCCTGCCCCCCGGCACCCAACTCACGCTACTGGCCGGCCCGCAAGAGAAAGACGGTTATCCGTGGTGGCAGATTCGCACAACCGACGGGCGCGAAGGCTGGGTCGCCGGTACCGAACTGGTCACCAGCCCGGAAGGTTAA